One window of the Zea mays cultivar B73 chromosome 3, Zm-B73-REFERENCE-NAM-5.0, whole genome shotgun sequence genome contains the following:
- the LOC100277214 gene encoding uncharacterized protein LOC100277214: MAAKSHTRKAFLLCNYVLLGASSSCIFLTLSLRLLPSPCGLLLLFLHALTAVFSAAGCSGSFTAPATPAQWHNAHTAGAALTAIFQGAIALLAFTRTSDFLAELQSYVRDEDGAVILKMVGGLGTAIFVLEWAALALAFSLRLDEDDDDDDLQAKNWQSYHV, from the coding sequence ATGGCGGCCAAGTCGCACACACGCAAGGCGTTCCTCCTCTGCAACTACGTCCTCCTGGGCGCCTCCTCCAGCTGCATCTTCCTCACGCTGTCGCTGCGCCTGCTGCCGTCCCCGTGCGGCCTGCTCCTGCTCTTCCTCCACGCCCTCACCGCCGTCTTCTCCGCGGCCGGCTGCTCGGGCTCCTTCACGGCGCCCGCCACGCCCGCGCAGTGGCACAACGCGCACACCGCGGGAGCCGCGCTCACCGCCATCTTCCAGGGCGCCATCGCGCTGCTCGCGTTCACCCGCACCTCCGACTTCCTCGCCGAGCTCCAGTCCTACGTCCGCGACGAGGACGGCGCCGTCATCCTCAAGATGGTCGGAGGGCTCGGCACCGCCATCTTCGTCCTCGAGTGGGCCGCGCTCGCGCTTGCCTTCTCCCTCCGCCtcgacgaggatgacgacgacgacgacctcCAGGCCAAGAACTGGCAATCGTACCATGTCTGA
- the LOC103650893 gene encoding chromatin assembly factor 1 subunit FSM: MESGAMVLGVVRPEESPDRNGGGPRDDLGPSQMQVDGPVVLNQSAELVSDDSMAVDDVPVQQPSGQPVEATQQSPATLIDTIMEVQKQLKRKRASNSPVIDAADKDALVAGCRQELEGLFQYYKEVSDRKMQLDGGNLSFNGMVGCLLEESSLGLTRLVDEIYQQLKGLEGVSVASVRSSVLLAGQRMMYGNSSLDADVLEDESESALWCWEIRDLRLLPVKVRSILSTRRSVRKKIHERITAIYSTLSVLENSGAYIQVNDLKKASLKLNKSLNLEGIRSMVERATQKNTERGVKDAVSAVKELMQETDKNDQNVRRLEDTSVSEPQNGNSLGNEKEIQKAQKQVEKEIKRQEKEEAQMRKLQKKQQEEALREQKRHEKEEAEAKKQQKKQEDEALKEQKRREKEEAEAKKQQKKQEEEVLKEQKRREKEEAEMKKQQKKQQDEAEKEQKRLEKEAAQLKKQLVIQKQASMMERFFKSKKDNGKHQKPGENNSAEDPCNDNKETIPATTSKIDSSLYQQEGWVLDDLRRLQVTGWKKLSSYNRSSRWGTRCKPKMEAFKELKLQKSSDDMVDEILSTPNEDGGRNPIQENEHDKLESDIDMIQASEMQCHGASNPKPLQTRLIRMKLLQFDKSNRPAYYGSWRKKSAAISPRCPFKMDPDLDYEVDSDDEWEEEDPGESLSDCEKDNDEFMEEDSKITDEEDEDSFVVPDGYLSDNEGIQIESLLDDKEEEANSSPNGQCTEVEEFRSLLRQQRVLNTLTEQALRKSQPLIICNLNHEKAELLTAEDLKGTEKIEQLCLQVLSMRICPGGAIVDVPLTDSSSATVEEINQPNVKNGSPEAASAIPETDLPEFVQVIRSCRDGIHKVVELLQHKFPNVPKTQLNRKVREISDFIDNHWKVKKEILDKLGLDSSPVKPKKNKSIAMYFSKRCLPPEEAVNALAASPELRLKSRNGGREAPQINLFPSEQ; encoded by the exons ATGGAAAGCGGCGCCATGGTACTCGGTGTTGTTCGTCCCGAGGAGTCCCCTGACCGCAACGGCGGTGGGCCACGGGACGATTTGGGCCCATCGCAGATGCAGGTCGATGGTCCCGTTGTTCTCAACCAATCCGCTGAGCTCGTCTCGGATGATTCGATGGCCGTCGATGACGTCCCAGTTCAACAACCATCAGGCCAGCCGGTGGAGGCAACACAACAGTCTCCTGCGACGCtgattgatactatcatggaggtGCAGAAGCAGCTGAAGCGGAAGAGGGCTTCTAATAGCCCAGTGATTGATGCCGCCGATAAGGACGCTCTTGTTGCTGGGTGCCGGCAGGAGCTCGAGGGGCTCTTCCAGTATTACAAGGAGGTTTCTGACCGCAAGATGCAGCTTGACGGCGGGAACCTGTCCTTCAACGGGATGGTTGGCTGTTTGCTTGAGGAGAGCAGTCTCGGGCTGACTAGGTTGGTGGACGAAATATATCAACAGCTGAAGGGATTGGAGGGTGTGTCTGTGGCTTCAGTCCGCAGCTCTGTGCTGCTCGCTGGCCAGAGGATGATGTACGGGAATTCTTCACTGGACGCTGATGTGTTAGAAGATGAATCGGAGTCGGCTCTTTGGTGCTGGGAG ATAAGAGATCTGCGATTGTTGCCTGTGAAAGTACGCAGCATTCTGAGTACACGGAGATCTGTCAGAAAGAAAATCCATGAGAGAATCACTGCCATATATT CGACTTTGTCGGTTCTTGAAAATTCAGGAGCTTACATCCAAGTAAATGATCTAAAAAAAGCATCATTGAAATTAAACAAATCACTGAACCTGGAAGGGATCAGATCAATGGTGGAAAGAGCGACACAAAAGAACACAGAACG GGGTGTGAAAGATGCTGTATCAGCAGTTAAGGAATTGATGCAAGAGACAGATAAAAATGACCAAAATGTTAGAAGGCTTGAGGATACTAGTGTCTCTGAGCCGCAGAATGGGAACTCACTTGGTAAT GAGAAAGAGATTCAGAAAGCACAAAAACAAGTGGAGAAGGAAATAAAGCGCCAGGAGAAAGAAGAAGCTCagatgagaaaacttcaaaagaaACAGCAAGAAGAGGCCCTAAGAGAACAGAAGAGACATGAAAAGGAGGAGGCTGAAgccaagaagcaacaaaagaagcaGGAAGATGAAGCTCTGAAAGAACAGAAGAGACGTGAAAAGGAGGAGGCTGAAGCTAAGAAACAACAAAAGAAGCAGGAAGAGGAAGTTCTGAAAGAACAGAAGCGTCGTGAAAAGGAAGAAGCTGAAATGAAGAAACAACAGAAAAAACAGCAAGATGAAGCTGAGAAAGAACAGAAGCGCCTTGAGAAGGAAGCTGCACAACTCAAGAAGCAACTGGTCATTCAAAAACAAGCTTCTATGATGGAACGCTTTTTCAAAAGTAAGAAAGACAATGGAAAACATCAAAAACCTGGAGAGAACAactcagctgaagatccatgcaaTGACAACAAAGAGACAATACCAGCAACCACATCAAAAATTGATTCTTCATTGTATCAACAAGAGGGATGGGTTTTAGATGATCTTCGGAG GTTGCAGGTCACTGGTTGGAAGAAGCTATCTAGCTACAATAGGTCCTCCAGATGGGGTACAAGATGCAAGCCCAAGATGGAGGCATTTAAAGAGCTGAAGCTTCAGAAATCCTCAGATGATATGGTTGATGAAATACTTTCCACTCCAAATGAAGATGGTGGCCGCAATCCAATTCAGGAGAACGAACATGATAAGCTTGAAAGTGATATTGACATGATACAGGCTAGTGAAATGCAATGCCATGGTGCTAGTAACCCTAAACCTCTGCAAACGAGATTAATTAGAATGAAGCTTCTGCAATTTGACAAAAGTAACAGGCCAGCATATTATGGATCCTGGAGGAAGAAAAG TGCTGCTATTAGTCCAAGGTGTCCATTTAAGATGGATCCTGATCTTGACTAcgaggttgatagtgatgatgaatggGAAGAG GAGGATCCTGGTGAGAGTCTTTCTGACTGTGAGAAGGATAATGATGAATTTATGGAGGAAGATTCCAAAATTACAGATGAAGAGGATGAAGATAGCTTTGTTGTGCCTGATGGCTATCTCTCAGACAACGAG GGGATACAAATTGAAAGCCTATTGGACGATAAAGAAGAGGAGGCCAATAGCTCCCCAAATGGTCAGTGTACAGAAGTTGAAGAGTTCAGGTCTCTGCTCCGCCAACAAAGAGTCCTGAACACTTTGACTGAGCAAGCTCTCCGGAAGAGCCAACCTCTTATTATATGCAACCTAAATCACGAAAAAGCTGAATTACTGACTGCTGAAGACCTCAAGGGAACGGAAAAGATTGAGCAGCTATGCTTGCAAGTTCTTTCAATGCGCATCTGTCCAGGAGGTGCAATTGTTGATGTGCCTCTAACTGACAGCTCATCTGCAACTGTTGAGGAAATTAACCAACCCAATGTGAAGAATGGCTCTCCTGAGGCTGCATCTGCTATACCAGAAACAGACCTGCCAGAATTT GTACAGGTGATAAGATCATGTCGAGATGGTATCCACAAGGTGGTGGAATTACTGCAGCACAAGTTTCCAAATGTTCCAAAGACTCAACTGAATCGTAAAGTGAGGGAGATATCTGACTTCATTGACAATCATTGGAAG GTAAAGAAAGAGATTCTTGACAAGCTAGGGTTGGATTCGTCACCAG TGAAACCCAAGAAGAATAAAAGCATAGCTATGTACTTCTCGAAGAGATGTTTACCTCCGGAAGAGGCTGTCAATGCTCTGGCTGCTTCTCCTGAGTTGCGGTTGAAATCTAGAAATGGTGGCCGCGAAGCTCCCCAGATCAATCTGTTCCCCTCAGAGCAGTAA